A genomic region of Sulfurimonas hongkongensis contains the following coding sequences:
- the trxA gene encoding thioredoxin, translating to MSKYIELTSADFEATLSEGVSLVDFWAPWCGPCRMIAPVIEELAEDFDGKAKICKVNTDEEQDIAVKFGIRSIPTIMFFKDGEMVDQVVGAQSKQALAEKINALLA from the coding sequence ATGAGTAAATATATAGAATTAACTAGTGCAGATTTTGAAGCAACTTTAAGTGAAGGTGTATCTTTAGTAGACTTTTGGGCTCCATGGTGTGGACCTTGTCGTATGATTGCACCTGTGATTGAAGAGTTAGCGGAAGACTTTGATGGTAAGGCTAAAATTTGTAAAGTAAACACTGATGAAGAGCAAGATATCGCTGTTAAATTTGGTATCCGCTCTATTCCAACTATCATGTTTTTTAAAGATGGCGAAATGGTAGATCAAGTTGTTGGAGCACAGTCAAAACAAGCTCTAGCTGAAAAAATCAACGCTCTTTTAGCGTAA
- the trxB gene encoding thioredoxin-disulfide reductase: MLDCAIIGGGPAGLTAGLYTTRGGLENVVMFEKGMPGGQITQSSEIENYPGATGEITGMELMEPWPKQCQRFGLKHEMVEVTRVRKDGDLFKIHKGDGTVTDAHSVIIATGSSPRRADFAGEDEFFGKGVSTCATCDGFFYKGKEVAVIGGGDTALEEALYLAKICSKVYLIHRRDTFRASPNTVKRVEKSEKIELVLNSTPDEVYGDKMGVTGIRVKNKDGELRDIEVPGVFTFVGNDVNNQTLKQEDGSFLCDMNDKGEVIVDISMNTSVKGLFAAGDMRIAAPKQVVSAAGDGAVAALQAISFVDEKLG, encoded by the coding sequence ATTTTAGATTGTGCAATTATAGGTGGTGGACCCGCTGGTCTTACAGCTGGGCTCTATACTACTCGCGGTGGTTTAGAAAATGTTGTGATGTTTGAAAAAGGAATGCCTGGTGGGCAAATTACTCAAAGTTCAGAGATAGAAAACTATCCAGGTGCAACTGGTGAGATTACTGGTATGGAACTTATGGAACCATGGCCTAAGCAGTGTCAAAGATTTGGTCTAAAACACGAAATGGTAGAAGTTACAAGAGTACGTAAAGATGGTGACTTGTTTAAAATACATAAAGGTGATGGAACAGTTACTGATGCACATAGTGTTATCATAGCAACTGGCTCATCTCCAAGACGTGCTGACTTTGCTGGAGAAGATGAATTTTTTGGAAAAGGTGTAAGCACTTGTGCAACTTGTGATGGATTTTTCTACAAAGGAAAAGAAGTAGCTGTTATCGGTGGTGGAGACACTGCTCTAGAAGAAGCACTATATTTGGCAAAAATATGTTCTAAAGTATATCTGATTCATAGAAGAGATACATTTAGAGCATCTCCAAACACTGTAAAGAGAGTTGAAAAATCTGAAAAGATAGAGCTAGTTTTAAACTCTACTCCTGATGAAGTCTATGGAGATAAGATGGGAGTAACTGGCATTAGAGTTAAAAACAAAGATGGCGAGCTTCGCGACATCGAGGTTCCAGGTGTATTTACTTTTGTTGGAAATGATGTAAACAACCAAACTCTAAAACAAGAAGATGGTAGCTTTTTATGCGATATGAACGACAAGGGTGAAGTTATAGTTGATATTAGCATGAACACTTCTGTAAAAGGTCTCTTTGCGGCAGGAGATATGAGAATAGCAGCTCCAAAGCAAGTTGTAAGTGCAGCTGGAGATGGTGCAGTAGCAGCTCTTCAAGCTATCTCTTTTGTAGATGAAAAACTAGGCTAA
- the dapB gene encoding 4-hydroxy-tetrahydrodipicolinate reductase has product MVKVGVFGANGRVGQLVIDDLKKTDDISLSSVFVREKLNFSIDPSILVSTNVKSFLKACDIVIDFSLPKACETLLEAAIETPTPLVIGTTGLSMHQLNLIKQASESMPVLYATNMSLGVALLNKLVHQASAALEGFDIEIVEMHHKHKKDAPSGTALTLGESAATARGLDLNNVRISGRDGNIGERTKDEISVMALRGGDIVGRHTVGFYNDGEFIELNHTATSRNTFSKGAIRAASWLVGKEIGLYSISDCLEL; this is encoded by the coding sequence ATGGTAAAAGTTGGAGTTTTTGGGGCAAATGGTAGAGTTGGGCAACTAGTCATAGATGATTTAAAAAAGACTGATGATATTAGTCTGAGTTCAGTATTTGTTAGAGAGAAACTAAACTTCTCTATAGACCCATCAATCCTAGTTAGCACGAATGTAAAATCATTTTTAAAAGCTTGTGATATTGTTATAGATTTCTCTCTTCCTAAAGCTTGTGAAACCTTACTTGAAGCTGCCATAGAGACTCCTACGCCTCTTGTTATTGGCACTACAGGATTAAGTATGCATCAGCTAAATCTAATAAAGCAAGCAAGTGAAAGCATGCCAGTCCTTTACGCTACAAATATGTCTTTAGGTGTAGCACTTTTAAACAAACTAGTACACCAAGCATCAGCTGCGTTAGAGGGTTTTGATATAGAGATAGTTGAGATGCACCATAAACATAAAAAAGATGCACCAAGTGGAACCGCACTAACTCTAGGTGAATCAGCAGCAACTGCCCGTGGACTTGACTTAAATAACGTTCGCATAAGTGGAAGAGATGGAAACATTGGCGAGCGCACTAAAGATGAAATATCTGTTATGGCTCTAAGAGGTGGAGATATTGTAGGTCGTCATACTGTTGGCTTTTACAATGATGGAGAGTTTATAGAGCTAAACCATACTGCAACTTCTAGAAACACCTTTAGTAAGGGAGCTATAAGAGCTGCCTCGTGGCTTGTAGGAAAAGAAATTGGACTTTACTCCATAAGTGATTGCTTGGAGTTATAA
- a CDS encoding histidinol-phosphatase HisJ family protein — protein sequence MIVDLHNHTPLCNHAEGELFKYVEKALATGTKQFGFADHAPMKFDTKYRMKFDEMKSYEKEVLDLRDKYKNKIDILLAYEVDFLNGYMDKRVLEADVDYLIGSVHFIDEWGFDNPEFIGHYEHEDIDIIWQKYFDAVRDMAKSGLFDIVGHLDLIKVFKFMPKKDISLIAKETLQAIKDADMVIELNMAGFRKPVAEQYPSISLLKDAYRLNIPITFSSDAHKPEQVSLFAKELVNLARDVGYQECATFKKRKREMLKF from the coding sequence TATGTTGAAAAAGCCCTTGCAACTGGTACAAAACAGTTTGGTTTTGCAGATCATGCACCTATGAAGTTTGATACAAAATATCGTATGAAGTTTGATGAAATGAAAAGCTATGAAAAAGAAGTTCTAGATTTAAGAGATAAGTACAAAAATAAAATAGATATCCTTTTAGCTTATGAAGTTGATTTTCTTAATGGTTATATGGATAAAAGAGTATTAGAAGCAGATGTTGACTATCTCATAGGCTCTGTTCATTTTATAGATGAGTGGGGATTTGACAACCCTGAGTTTATCGGTCATTATGAGCATGAAGACATAGATATTATTTGGCAAAAATATTTTGATGCCGTAAGAGATATGGCAAAGAGTGGACTCTTTGATATAGTAGGACATCTTGATTTGATAAAAGTGTTTAAATTTATGCCAAAAAAAGATATAAGTCTCATTGCAAAAGAGACACTACAAGCTATAAAAGATGCAGATATGGTTATAGAGTTAAATATGGCAGGATTTAGAAAACCAGTGGCTGAACAATATCCTTCCATCAGCCTCTTAAAAGATGCTTATAGGCTAAATATTCCTATCACTTTTAGCTCAGATGCACACAAACCAGAACAGGTCTCTCTCTTTGCTAAAGAACTTGTAAATCTTGCAAGAGATGTGGGTTATCAAGAGTGTGCAACCTTTAAAAAAAGAAAAAGAGAGATGCTAAAATTTTAG
- the purF gene encoding amidophosphoribosyltransferase, with amino-acid sequence MREDVNEKCAVVGIYGHKEASRLAYFALHALQHRGQEAAGISSADGEKLYTIKKRGLVMRVFDEAKLKTLSGSSAIGHTRYSTAGNDSILDAQPVFARYDLGEMAIVHNGNLTNADEIRNRLIEKGAIFQTFMDTENLIHLIAKSEQKKLLARIIDAVQRIEGAFSLVFLSRTKMFAMRDRHGFRPLSLGLLPNGGYIVASETCAFDLVGAEFIRDVEPGELLIFEEGKEPKSIKIFEPTPKHCIFEYVYFSRPDSKVFGQSVYQTRKAMGRELAHIKPVEADLVIPVPDGGVPAAIGYSQESGIPYEMGIMRNHYIGRTFIEPTQEMRDLKVKMKLSPMTDIIKGKRVIVIDDSIVRGTTSRRIVRMLKEAGASEVHMRVSSPPTTDPCYYGVDTPNKDKLIAANMSVDAICEFIGADSLAYLDEASLLRSVNTNEDNYCTACFTGKYIV; translated from the coding sequence TTGCGAGAAGATGTTAATGAAAAGTGTGCAGTTGTAGGTATTTACGGTCATAAAGAAGCTTCAAGATTAGCTTATTTTGCACTTCATGCACTTCAACATCGTGGACAAGAAGCGGCAGGAATAAGCTCCGCTGATGGGGAAAAACTCTACACTATTAAAAAGCGTGGATTAGTTATGCGTGTTTTTGATGAAGCAAAATTAAAAACACTTAGCGGATCTAGTGCTATTGGACATACTCGCTATTCAACCGCTGGAAATGACTCTATTTTAGATGCTCAACCAGTATTTGCCAGATATGATTTAGGCGAAATGGCAATAGTTCACAATGGAAATCTTACAAATGCTGATGAGATTAGAAATAGACTTATAGAAAAAGGTGCGATTTTTCAAACATTTATGGATACAGAAAATCTTATCCACCTTATAGCAAAAAGTGAGCAAAAAAAACTTCTAGCTAGAATTATAGATGCAGTTCAAAGAATTGAGGGTGCATTTTCACTTGTATTTTTAAGCAGAACAAAAATGTTTGCAATGCGTGATAGACACGGTTTCCGCCCTCTTAGTCTAGGTCTTCTTCCAAATGGTGGATATATTGTTGCATCTGAGACCTGTGCTTTTGACTTGGTTGGTGCTGAGTTTATAAGAGATGTGGAGCCCGGCGAACTTCTGATTTTTGAAGAAGGCAAAGAGCCAAAAAGCATAAAAATCTTTGAACCAACTCCAAAACACTGTATTTTTGAGTATGTTTACTTTTCAAGGCCAGACTCCAAAGTCTTTGGTCAATCAGTATATCAAACAAGAAAAGCTATGGGAAGAGAGTTAGCACATATAAAGCCAGTTGAAGCTGACTTAGTTATTCCTGTTCCTGATGGTGGAGTTCCAGCTGCAATTGGATACAGCCAAGAGAGTGGTATTCCTTATGAGATGGGGATTATGAGAAATCACTACATTGGTCGGACATTTATTGAACCAACTCAAGAGATGCGTGATCTTAAAGTAAAGATGAAACTCTCGCCTATGACAGATATTATCAAGGGTAAAAGAGTTATTGTTATCGATGACTCCATTGTTCGTGGAACCACTTCAAGAAGAATAGTAAGAATGTTAAAAGAAGCAGGAGCTAGTGAGGTCCACATGCGCGTATCCTCTCCTCCAACCACAGACCCTTGTTATTATGGAGTTGACACTCCAAACAAAGACAAACTAATAGCTGCAAATATGAGCGTAGATGCAATATGCGAATTCATTGGAGCTGACTCTTTGGCTTACTTAGATGAAGCATCGCTTCTTAGAAGCGTAAACACTAATGAAGACAACTACTGTACAGCCTGCTTTACTGGCAAATACATCGTTTAA
- a CDS encoding globin gives MKLTISDGQIGVRPPVTKPHPGFLHEVGEERFKKLVYDHYESIKTSDIAFLFPIYDEEDFDDAKQHAFDFLIQICGGPRYFELSRGEPRMVGRHAPFRIDENGRKTWLALYAPLLEALVDEGITEEYIESFWNYLDVFSMWLVNTKS, from the coding sequence ATGAAACTAACAATAAGCGATGGACAAATAGGTGTTAGACCACCGGTCACAAAACCACATCCTGGTTTTTTACATGAGGTAGGAGAGGAGAGATTTAAAAAGCTGGTTTATGACCATTACGAGTCTATAAAGACAAGCGACATTGCTTTTTTATTTCCTATATATGATGAAGAGGATTTTGATGATGCAAAGCAACATGCTTTTGATTTTCTTATCCAGATTTGTGGTGGACCTAGATATTTCGAACTGAGTCGTGGCGAACCTAGAATGGTTGGAAGACATGCCCCATTTCGAATCGATGAAAATGGTAGAAAAACATGGTTGGCTCTCTATGCTCCACTTCTAGAGGCTCTTGTTGATGAAGGGATTACGGAGGAGTATATAGAGAGTTTTTGGAATTATTTAGATGTGTTTTCTATGTGGCTTGTAAATACTAAAAGCTAA